From Podospora bellae-mahoneyi strain CBS 112042 chromosome 3, whole genome shotgun sequence, the proteins below share one genomic window:
- the HCR1 gene encoding Translation initiation factor 3 subunit J component (COG:J; EggNog:ENOG503NWVD) gives MPGPNKRWDDEEEESSSGTEAPTTAAPVGRRKFDDEEAEDSDVLDSWDAAEDSEVEREKAKKAAEAKAKAEAEAAANKKSKAQRIAERQAERARQLAEESESDGETEAQKRERLRRTEKEADLAHAQDLFGAIGISSGRKANASASVVQLPGSDPNNTIDLSTLPIFNPLTKGQFETLRNATAPLLASNAKKAHFVNFAQEYFKQIIKDCKSDEIKKVASALTALSNEKLKEEKAAEKGGKKTKAAKTKTSLAGVSRGGGVAQDTATYDDDEAFGDDDFM, from the exons atgccTGGACCAAACAAGCGGTGGG acgatgaagaggaggagtctAGCTCCGGCACCGAGGCCCCAACCACCGCTGCCCCCGTCGGCCGCCGCAAGttcgacgatgaggaggccgaggacaGCGATGTCCTAGACTCCTGGGACGCCGCCGAGGACTCCGAGGTAGAGCGcgagaaggcaaagaaggctgccgaagccaaggccaaggccgaagccgaagccgctgccaacaagaagagcaaggcccAGCGCATCGCCGAGCGCCAGGCCGAGCGCGCCCGCCAGCTCGCGGAGGAATCCGAGAGCGACGGCGAAACCGAGGCCCAGAAGCGTGAGCGTCTCCGTCGCACCGAGAAGGAAGCCGATCTTGCCCACGCCCAGGATCTCTTTGGCGCCATCGGCATCAGCAGCGGCCGCAAGGCCAACGCCTCCGCCAGCGTTGTCCAGCTCCCCGGAAgcgaccccaacaacaccatcgatCTCTCGACCCTGCCAATCTTCAACCCACTCACCAAGGGCCAGTTCGAGACCCTCCGCAACGCGACAGCTCCTCTCCTCGCCTCCAACGCCAAGAAGGCCCACTTCGTCAACTTTGCCCAAGAGTACTTCAAGCAGATCATCAAGGACTGCAAGTCTgacgagatcaagaaggtcGCTAGCGCCCTGACAGCCCTCAGCAACgagaagctgaaggaggagaaggcggccgagaagggcggcaagaagaccaaggctgccaagaccaagacctCTCTGGCGGGTGTGTCccgtggcggtggtgttgctcAAGATACCGCTACCtacgatgatgatgaggcctTTGGAGA TGATGACTTTATGTGA
- the PNO1 gene encoding pre-rRNA-processing protein pno1 (BUSCO:EOG09264SQJ; EggNog:ENOG503NTY8; COG:O), with translation MPAPTALLQSTAASKNTTIPIQTEQEEELILDIQDATGLTDPAAAAPPANGEESEMVVDEEGRPRFAPGRDVDPVRRVETRKIPIPPNRMSALKSNWTKIYPPLVDHCKLQVRMNIKDKRVELRSNRATVSNEALQMGADFISAFAMGFDIDDAIALLRLDSLYIQSFDIKDVKQTLGPDALGRAIGRIAGKDGKMKFAIENATKTRVVLAGSRVHILGAFENIGMARESIVSLVLGQQPGKAFNSLRIIAGRMKERF, from the exons ATGCCTGCGCCCACAGCGCTCCTCCAGTCGACTGCGGCCtccaaaaacaccaccattccCATCCAGAccgagcaggaggaggagctcatTCTCGACATTCAAGATGCCACCGGCCTGACAGACCCAGCTGCTGCCGCGCCCCCAGCAAACGGCGAGGAGAGTGAGATGGTggtcgacgaggaggggcGACCGAGGTTTGCGCCAGGAAGAGATGTG GATCCTGTCCGTCGTGTAGAGACAAGGAAGATCCCTATTCCACCAAATCGCATGTCTGCTCTCAAGAGCAATTGGACAAAG ATTTATCCCCCGCTCGTGGACCACTGCAAGCTCCAGGTGCGCATGAACATCAAGGACAAGCGCGTAGAGCTCCGATCCAACAGGGCCACCGTCAGCAACGAGGCTCTCCAGATGGGCGCTGACTTCATCTCGGCGTTCGCCATGGGGTTCGATATTGACGATGCGATTGCCCTGCTCCGCCTCGATTCGCTCTACATTCAGTCATTCGATATCAAGGATGTGAAGCAAACGCTTGGGCCTGACGCGCTCGGACGTGCTATCGGTCGTATTGCAGGCAAGGACGGGAAGATGAAGTTTGCGATTGAGAATGCCACAAAGACACGCGTGGTGCTTGCTGGGTCAAGGGTGCATATTCTCGGTGCGTTTGAGAATATTGGCATGGCTCGCGAAAG CATCGTTTCATTGGTGCTTGGTCAACAACCAGGCAAGGCCTTCAACAGTCTGAGAATTATTGCTGGGAGAATGAAGGAGAGATTTTAG
- the MDM31 gene encoding Mitochondrial distribution and morphology protein 31, mitochondrial precursor (COG:S; BUSCO:EOG092615Y4; EggNog:ENOG503NUII), whose product MTSSAATTQLGRHLWGSIRDSVTIFAARLPQRPPKPTRTRFGQLCQPFHPANPSHTSPLIHPAKSFSRAYSSRAARPPPRKSCTSGCLLLLGLSPSPSSTNAVVTTCARNTSQKAQLSYLARQIWKQSRQPRNDRGEVSIIGRRGKSSSTNRDGDRNNVTGQPPPRTEVEKPQNGPPKIPESELSEAESIADSMSKYLHLPKMPHRPTKEELLAATNGFLQRLRVRFKWFSIRSMRPWNADEWGAFVSWFLFGHLVWILVGTTTFFSLIILFINTVFAQETLAKWIGDYLTQSAGLTVVFESAIVPRWKDGVITFRNVFVSRRPGQHGKSTVKKGSSNAAAEAAAARQTALEEEADDGNYTQFDVTIDTVNVTLSFLKWWNGKGLLRDVEVKGVRGVIDRTSVVWGDEEVDPLTFRHEHNPGDFELDYFKMEDLLVTVHQPGGFRPFSVSIFSCELPQLRKQWLFYDFLSASHMSGAFDGSLFTIHPRQIHGISAAAAEDRRQDEFGASSAWKKFSRLRIDGLKIDHLNRGVEGPFGWIYEGNVDIVADVMFPADPAEGIGKVVAEFYDKMEEAVTSNRYLQILDTNGTRRREREQNIINNSRPYSVRHDENLLSGENPSAPLPASSHHHPPPSQEEVPGYLVMDLRIHLNNVRAAVPLFNNPHISYVNQALVRPIVAYINAKRTYIPVNCRIVKRVTDFDGSWTVWDCGLMDDTSAEVYSAFAYNVEDQQSRVRRFKRVGLWTVSLVVHALLAGVAGDYM is encoded by the exons ATGACATCTAGCGCCGCAACGACCCAACTGGGCCGTCATCTTTGGGGCTCGATCCGAGATTCCGTCACCATTTTCGCAGCGAGGCTACCACAACGCCCGCCGAAGCCAACCCGCACGCGGTTTGGCCAACTCTGCCAGCCCTTCCACCCCGCAAATCCGAGTCACACTTCGCCATTGATTCATCCAGCGAAGAGCTTCTCGAGGGCTTATTCTTCAAGAGCAGCCCGACCTCCCCCCAGAAAAAGCTGCACCTCCGGGTGTTTGCTCCTCCTGGGATTATCACCCAGtccatcttcaacaaacGCAGTGGTGACGACATGCGCTCGCAACACAAGCCAAAAGGCCCAGCTGAGCTATTTGGCACGGCAGATATGGAAACAGAGTCGCCAACCCCGCAATGACCGGGGCGAAGTGAGCATCatcgggaggaggggcaagagctccagcaccaaccGAGACGGCGATAGGAACAATGTCACcggtcaaccaccaccaaggacTGAGGTCGAGAAACCACAAAACGGCCCTCCAAAAATACCCGAATCTGAGCTCAGTGAAGCCGAAAGTATCGCGGATTCCATGTCCAAATATTTGCACCTTCCAAAGATGCCGCATAGACCGACGAAAGAGGAGCTTCTTGCAGCGACGAATGGGTTTCTTCAACGACTAAGAGTGCGGTTCAAATGGTTTTCCATCAGGAGTATGCGGCCATGGAATGCAGATGAATGGGGAGCTTTTGTGTCGTGGTTCTTGTTCGGGCATCTTGTCTGGATCTTGGTTGGGACCACtaccttcttctcccttaTCATTCTGTTTATTAATACCGTCTTTGCTCAGG AAACGCTCGCGAAATGGATTGGCGACTACCTTACTCAGTCTGCAGGACTTACGGTTGTTTTCGAGTCGGCTATTGTCCCGAGATGGAAGGATGGCGTCATCACCTTCCGGAATGTGTTCGTTTCTCGGAGGCCAGGCCAGCACGGCAAGTCGACTGTCAAGAAGGGTTCCTCCAATGCTGCAGCTGAGGCGGCAGCCGCAAGACAAACGGcactggaggaagaggcagatGATGGCAACTATACGCAATTCGACGTGACCATTGATACCGTCAACGTCACCTTATCGTTTCTAAAATGGTGGAACGGGAAAGGGCTGCTCAGGGATGTAGAGGTCAAGGGTGTTCGAGGTGTAATCGACAGGACCTCGGTTGTCTGGGGCGATGAGGAAGTTGACCCTCTGACTTTCAGACACGAACATAACCCCGGCGACTTCGAGCTTGATTATTTCAAGATGGAAGATCTTCTCGTTACGGTACATCAGCCCGGCGGATTCCGGCCCTTTTCCGTTTCGATATTCTCGTGCGAGCTCCCTCAGCTTCGAAAACAGTGGCTCTTTTACgacttcctctccgcctcgcACATGTCAGGTGCGTTTGACGGCTCCCTGTTCACGATCCACCCTCGACAGATACACGGTATttcagccgccgccgcagagGACCGGAGACAGGACGAGTTTGGCGCATCATCTGCGTGGAAGAAATTCTCTCGTTTACGCATTGACGGTCTCAAGATCGACCACCTGAACCGCGGAGTGGAAGGTCCGTTTGGGTGGATTTATGAAGGAAATGTCGACATCGTAGCCGATGTCATGTTTCCAGCTGATCCCGCCGAAGGGATTGGCAAAGTTGTGGCCGAGTTCTATGACAAAATGGAAGAAGCCGTCACGAGTAACCGGTACCTACAGATATTGGACACCAATGGCACCCGTCGCCGAGAACGAGaacaaaacatcatcaacaactcaaGGCCTTACTCGGTACGTCATGACGAGAATCTGCTGTCTGGAGAGAACCCATCCGCTCCCCTTCCGGCatcctctcaccaccacccgcccccCTCACAAGAAGAGGTTCCCGGGTATCTGGTCATGGACTTGCGCATCCATCTTAACAATGTGCGCGCCGCCGTTCCTCTTTTCAATAATCCGCACATTAGCTATGTCAACCAAGCTCTAGTGCGCCCGATTGTTGCCTACATCAACGCCAAGCGCACATATATTCCCGTAAACTGCCGCATCGTGAAGCGCGTAACCGACTTCGATGGTTCCTGGACGGTCTGGGACTGTGGTCTGATGGATGACACGAGCGCAGAGGTTTACTCTGCGTTTGCGTACAATGTCGAGGACCAGCAGAGCCGAGTTCGCCGGTTCAAACGGGTTGGACTGTGGACTGTCAGTCTTGTTGTTCATGCTCTGCTTGCTGGCGTGGCGGGCGATTACATGTAG